Proteins encoded by one window of Nicotiana tabacum cultivar K326 chromosome 10, ASM71507v2, whole genome shotgun sequence:
- the LOC107786355 gene encoding DNA topoisomerase 6 subunit A-like produces the protein MADKKKRRRAAHDSDSDSDALPFKSKLKPDSVILQTLKNLKASSAASSSKTPTLADVGLSTTCREVTDLPIDEVQYNIGSVMLNLARSILAGEGFSFNVPSRSSANQLYVPELDRIILKDKSSIRAFSNVSTVRKTTITTRILQLIHQLCTKNIHVTKRDLFYTDVKLFQDQTQSDTVLDDVSCILGCTRSSLNVVAAEKGVVVGRLIFSDDGDMIDCTKMGMGGKAIPPNIDRVGDMQSDALFILLVEKDAAYMRLAEDRFYNRFPCIIVTAKGQPDVATRLFLRKMKMELNLPVLALVDSDPYGLKILSVYGCGSKNMSYDSANLTTPDIKWLGIRPSDLDKYKIPDQCRLPMTEQDIKTGKDLLEEDFVKKNPAWVEELNLMVKTKQKAEIQALSSFGFQYLSEVYLPLKLQEQDWL, from the coding sequence ATGGCGGACAAGAAGAAACGCCGGCGAGCAGCCCACGACTCCGACTCCGATTCCGACGCCCTCCCTTTCAAATCCAAGCTAAAACCCGATTCCGTCATCCTCCAAACCCTAAAAAACCTCAAGGCCTCCTCCGCCGCCTCCAGTTCCAAAACCCCAACCCTCGCCGATGTTGGCCTCTCCACCACCTGCCGTGAAGTCACCGACCTCCCAATCGACGAGGTACAATACAATATTGGATCAGTAATGCTTAACCTCGCTCGTTCCATCCTCGCCGGCGAAGGCTTCTCTTTCAACGTCCCTTCTCGTTCTTCGGCTAATCAACTCTACGTCCCTGAACTTGACCGCATCATTCTCAAAGACAAATCCTCTATCCGCGCCTTCAGCAACGTGTCCACTGTCCGTAAAACAACAATCACCACTCGAATCCTTCAGCTCATCCACCAGCTTTGCACAAAAAACATCCATGTTACTAAGCGTGATCTGTTTTATACTGATGTTAAGCtgtttcaagatcaaacacaatcTGATACTGTTTTAGATGATGTGTCTTGTATATTGGGATGTACTAGATCTAGTCTTAATGTGGTTGCAGCTGAAAAAGGAGTGGTTGTTGGTAGGTTAATTTTTAGTGATGATGGTGATATGATTGATTGTACGAAAATGGGAATGGGAGGGAAAGCTATTCCTCCAAATATTGATAGGGTTGGGGATATGCAGAGTGATGCGTTGTTCATTTTGTTGGTTGAAAAGGATGCTGCTTATATGAGGTTGGCTGAAGATCGGTTTTATAATCGATTTCCTTGTATAATTGTGACTGCAAAGGGACAACCGGATGTGGCAACTAGATtgtttttgagaaagatgaaaatgGAGCTGAATTTGCCTGTTCTAGCATTGGTGGATAGTGATCCTTATGGGTTAAAGATTTTGTCAGTATATGGTTGTGGATCGAAGAATATGTCATATGATAGTGCAAATTTGACTACACCGGATATCAAGTGGTTGGGGATTAGGCCGAGTGATTTGGATAAGTATAAGATACCGGATCAATGTAGGTTGCCAATGACTGAACAGGATATTAAGACGGGGAAGGATTTGTTGGAGGAGGACTTTGTGAAGAAGAATCCAGCATGGGTTGAGGAGTTAAATTTGATGGTGAAGACTAAGCAAAAGGCTGAGATTCAAGCGTTGAGCTCGTTCGGGTTTCAGTATCTATCTGAAGTGTATTTGCCATTGAAGCTGCAAGAACAGGATTGGCTATGA